A window of the Schistocerca nitens isolate TAMUIC-IGC-003100 chromosome 5, iqSchNite1.1, whole genome shotgun sequence genome harbors these coding sequences:
- the LOC126260754 gene encoding uncharacterized protein LOC126260754 yields the protein MDDLKPNFTPFDVGIKLHSGQPPRNHHEVKEMESKPYRQAVSSLMFSATVSWPDVFVVTMVSRFLHNPGLDHWHAVRRIMKYLQGTRDLAIRYKPDSTELVIYSDAHFTGDCDTRQSATGYMSSLAGGPLTRCSRRQKCVSRSTTEAEYLAAADAATEVVWLHGFLSEVGFQLDKPTTLHVDNQNAICLIKNTEHHKHTKHIDIKYHYIREHVENN from the coding sequence ATGGATGATTTAAAACCGAACTTCACTCCTTTTGATGTTGGAATCAAGTTGCACAGTGGGCAGCCTCCTAGAAACCATCATGAGGTAAAAGAGATGGAAAGCaaaccttatcggcaggcagtcaGCAGCTTAATGTTTTCTGCAACTGTCTCATGGCCAGACGTGTTCGTTGTGACCATGGTAAGTAGGTTTTTACATAATCCGGGTCTCGATCATTGGCATGCTGTTAGAAGGATTATGAAGTATCTACAGGGTACCAGGGACCTGGCCATAAGGTACAAACCTGACTCTACTGAACTGGTGATCTACTCAGATGCCCACTTTACTGGTGACTGTGACACTCGTCAGTCAGCAACAGGCTACATGAGCTCATTAGCTGGTGGGCCTTTGACACGGTGTTCACGTCGGCAGAAATGTGTAAGTAGATCAACAACCGAGGCCGAATacctagcagctgcagatgctgcTACTGAAGTTGTTTGGTTGCATGGTTTTCTCAGTGAAGTTGGTTTTCAGTTAGACAAACCAACAACACTCCATGTGGACAACCAAAATGCTATTTGCCTGATTAAAAACACAGAACATCACAAACACACCAAACACATTGACATTAAATACCATTATATACGTGAACATGTTGAAAATAATTAG